One genomic window of Salvia miltiorrhiza cultivar Shanhuang (shh) chromosome 4, IMPLAD_Smil_shh, whole genome shotgun sequence includes the following:
- the LOC131021077 gene encoding expansin-A13, with the protein MRLILLSLFLALSLSSALLVSSHYFPSTPSAASHSDWKPARATYYAAMDPIDAVGGACGYGDLVKGGYGKATAALSTVLFEKGQICGACFEIRCVEDLRWCIPGTSIIVTATNFCAPNFGFPADSGGKCNPPNSHFVLPIEAFEKIAIWKASNMPVQYRRIRCRKEGGVRFTIGGAGIFMSVLISNVAGAGDLSAVKIKGSRTGWLPMGRNWGQNWHLNADLKNQPLSFEITSSDGVTLPSYNVAPKNWEFGQSFEGKQFDS; encoded by the coding sequence ATGCGCCTCATCCTCCTCTCCCTCTTCCTCGCGCTCTCACTCTCGTCGGCGCTCCTCGTCAGCTCCCACTACTTCCCCTCCACCCCCTCCGCCGCCTCGCATTCCGACTGGAAGCCCGCCCGCGCGACCTACTACGCCGCCATGGACCCCATCGACGCCGTCGGCGGCGCCTGCGGCTACGGTGACCTCGTGAAAGGTGGCTACGGCAAGGCCACCGCCGCCCTCAGCACCGTCCTCTTCGAGAAAGGCCAGATCTGCGGCGCCTGCTTCGAAATCCGCTGCGTCGAGGACCTCCGGTGGTGCATCCCCGGCACCTCCATCATCGTCACCGCCACCAACTTCTGCGCCCCCAACTTCGGCTTCCCCGCCGACAGCGGCGGCAAGTGCAATCCCCCGAACTCGCACTTCGTCCTCCCCATCGAGGCCTTCGAGAAGATCGCCATCTGGAAGGCCTCCAACATGCCGGTCCAGTACCGGCGGATACGCTGCCGGAAAGAAGGCGGCGTGAGGTTCACAATCGGCGGCGCCGGGATATTTATGTCGGTGCTGATTAGCAATGTCGCCGGCGCCGGAGACCTCTCCGCCGTGAAAATCAAGGGTTCGCGGACGGGGTGGCTGCCAATGGGGCGGAATTGGGGCCAGAATTGGCATTTGAATGCGGATTTGAAGAATCAGCCGCTCTCATTTGAGATCACGAGCAGCGATGGAGTCACTCTGCCATCCTACAATGTCGCCCCCAAGAATTGGGAATTTGGGCAATCCTTTGAAGGTAAGCAGTTCGATTCTTAG
- the LOC131021078 gene encoding kinetochore protein NUF2 homolog isoform X2 encodes MSKFDYPRLPRHDIVVVLAESQIAAVSEADLHRPDPDFICKLYSHILIYMDILKDDEEQMEFEALEHLENPEHHMHSVRIMNLFVKLRQLLAAIRCPKSFTPKDLIKPDPDRTECFLGALLNFHLHRHAKMEQLKPVFDDLEHFEQQKLAAEARILQLKAEIAELEELREKELPLVQEVSFKIKELHQTVDELNKHQATLRTTIKQLKEKGKETDEKISNAEFALVQSVQENASLRSKIVQSPDKLQRALEEKKLALAEAKDAERAATQSFQDKTAKLEAYAKACKKISKHFSQMQAVQEQVSSAKSVEKDVKVLKSKLSDEDVLVKSLEARLVELQSKADQLKDFKRQLEKEKAARQEEADKEVNNVESEVESKRRALELRQKQVESVVAESDTINLKRKNTREEADTKIRELGLKSEEILSEFEKYSKSISNLLASSGQEHEAIRGMS; translated from the exons ATGTCGAAATTCGATTACCCCAGGCTTCCCCGCCACGACATCGTCGTGGTACTGGCGGAGTCCCAGATCGCCGCCGTGTCGGAGGCCGACCTCCACCGCCCCGACCCCGACTTCATCTGCAAACTCTATTCTCATATACTCATCTATATGGACATTCTCAA GGACGATGAGGAGCAGATGGAATTCGAGGCGCTGGAGCATCTTGAAAACCCCGAACACCACATGCACTCGGTTCGGATCATGAATTTGTTCGTCAAACTTCGACAGCTTTTGGCGGCTATAAGATGTCCCAAATCCTTCACCCCGAAAGACTTGATAAAGCCGGATCCCGACCGCACCGAATGCTTCCTCGGCGCCCTCCTCAATTTTCACCTCCACAG GCACGCAAAAATGGAGCAATTGAAGCCTGTTTTCGATGATCTGGAGCATTTTGAGCAGCAGAAGCTAGCTGCTGAAGCTAGAATATTGCAG CTGAAAGCGGAGATAGCAGAGCTTGAGGAGTTGAGAGAGAAGGAGCTGCCGCTTGTACAAGAAGTGAGTTTCAAGATTAAGGAACTGCATCAGACTGTTGATGAACTCAACAAGCATCAAGCAACTTTGAGGACTACGATTAAACAATTGAAGGAGAAAGGCAAAGAAACTGATGAGAAG ATCTCTAATGCAGAATTTGCTCTGGTTCAAAGTGTTCAAGAAAATGCTAGTTTACGTTCTAAAATCGTACAATCACCCGACAAGCTCCAG AGGGCTTTGGAGGAGAAAAAGTTGGCCCTAGCTGAGGCAAAAGATGCTGAAAGAGCTGCAACACAATCATTTCAGGATAAGACTGCCAAGCTTGAGGCCTATGCTAAG GCTTGTAAGAAAATCTCTAAGCACTTTAGTCAGATGCAGGCTGTACAAGAGCAG GTAAGTTCTGCAAAGTCAGTTGAGAAAGACGTGAAGGTCCTCAAAAGTAAGCTTAGTGATGAAGATGTTCTAGTTAAATCACTGGAAGCAAGACTTGTGGAATTGCAATCAAAAG CGGACCAGCTAAAAGATTTCAAGAGGCAACTGGAGAAAGAGAAAGCTGCACGCCAAGAAGAGGCAGATAAGGAGGTAAATAATGTTGAATCTGAAGTGGAATCAAAGAGGCGTGCATTAGAATTGAGGCAGAAACAGGTGGAATCTGTGGTTGCTGAG TCGGATACTATAAATTTGAAGAGAAAAAATACGAGGGAGGAAGCAGACACTAAAATTCGAGAATTAGGCCTTAAATCAGAAGAAATTTTGTCAGAG TTCGAGAAGTATTCAAAATCGATAAGCAACTTGCTAGCATCGAGTGGACAAGAGCACGAAGCTATTCGTGGAATGAGCTAA
- the LOC131021078 gene encoding kinetochore protein NUF2 homolog isoform X1, with the protein MSKFDYPRLPRHDIVVVLAESQIAAVSEADLHRPDPDFICKLYSHILIYMDILKDDEEQMEFEALEHLENPEHHMHSVRIMNLFVKLRQLLAAIRCPKSFTPKDLIKPDPDRTECFLGALLNFHLHRHAKMEQLKPVFDDLEHFEQQKLAAEARILQLKAEIAELEELREKELPLVQEVSFKIKELHQTVDELNKHQATLRTTIKQLKEKGKETDEKISNAEFALVQSVQENASLRSKIVQSPDKLQRALEEKKLALAEAKDAERAATQSFQDKTAKLEAYAKACKKISKHFSQMQAVQEQVSSAKSVEKDVKVLKSKLSDEDVLVKSLEARLVELQSKADQLKDFKRQLEKEKAARQEEADKEVNNVESEVESKRRALELRQKQVESVVAESDTINLKRKNTREEADTKIRELGLKSEEILSEVLIFIDALNCVSCYNYVHILNATSLYFIILNYFRENNISVNFLLLIIYVASES; encoded by the exons ATGTCGAAATTCGATTACCCCAGGCTTCCCCGCCACGACATCGTCGTGGTACTGGCGGAGTCCCAGATCGCCGCCGTGTCGGAGGCCGACCTCCACCGCCCCGACCCCGACTTCATCTGCAAACTCTATTCTCATATACTCATCTATATGGACATTCTCAA GGACGATGAGGAGCAGATGGAATTCGAGGCGCTGGAGCATCTTGAAAACCCCGAACACCACATGCACTCGGTTCGGATCATGAATTTGTTCGTCAAACTTCGACAGCTTTTGGCGGCTATAAGATGTCCCAAATCCTTCACCCCGAAAGACTTGATAAAGCCGGATCCCGACCGCACCGAATGCTTCCTCGGCGCCCTCCTCAATTTTCACCTCCACAG GCACGCAAAAATGGAGCAATTGAAGCCTGTTTTCGATGATCTGGAGCATTTTGAGCAGCAGAAGCTAGCTGCTGAAGCTAGAATATTGCAG CTGAAAGCGGAGATAGCAGAGCTTGAGGAGTTGAGAGAGAAGGAGCTGCCGCTTGTACAAGAAGTGAGTTTCAAGATTAAGGAACTGCATCAGACTGTTGATGAACTCAACAAGCATCAAGCAACTTTGAGGACTACGATTAAACAATTGAAGGAGAAAGGCAAAGAAACTGATGAGAAG ATCTCTAATGCAGAATTTGCTCTGGTTCAAAGTGTTCAAGAAAATGCTAGTTTACGTTCTAAAATCGTACAATCACCCGACAAGCTCCAG AGGGCTTTGGAGGAGAAAAAGTTGGCCCTAGCTGAGGCAAAAGATGCTGAAAGAGCTGCAACACAATCATTTCAGGATAAGACTGCCAAGCTTGAGGCCTATGCTAAG GCTTGTAAGAAAATCTCTAAGCACTTTAGTCAGATGCAGGCTGTACAAGAGCAG GTAAGTTCTGCAAAGTCAGTTGAGAAAGACGTGAAGGTCCTCAAAAGTAAGCTTAGTGATGAAGATGTTCTAGTTAAATCACTGGAAGCAAGACTTGTGGAATTGCAATCAAAAG CGGACCAGCTAAAAGATTTCAAGAGGCAACTGGAGAAAGAGAAAGCTGCACGCCAAGAAGAGGCAGATAAGGAGGTAAATAATGTTGAATCTGAAGTGGAATCAAAGAGGCGTGCATTAGAATTGAGGCAGAAACAGGTGGAATCTGTGGTTGCTGAG TCGGATACTATAAATTTGAAGAGAAAAAATACGAGGGAGGAAGCAGACACTAAAATTCGAGAATTAGGCCTTAAATCAGAAGAAATTTTGTCAGAGGTACTTATTTTCATAGATGCTCTTAACTGTGTGAGTTGCTATAACTATGTTCATATTCTGAATGCAACCAgtctatattttattattttaaactaTTTTCGTGAGAATAATATCAGTGTGAACTTTCTTTTGCTGATAATTTATGTTGCAAGTGAATCTTGA